The Medicago truncatula cultivar Jemalong A17 chromosome 4, MtrunA17r5.0-ANR, whole genome shotgun sequence genome includes a region encoding these proteins:
- the LOC11440394 gene encoding L10-interacting MYB domain-containing protein, with amino-acid sequence MTTKENISSKSENLEKAKWNNPFYTKVLLDICMDEIRKCGKPGIAFKNKKWEEIRDEFNKNASKNYTKKQLKNRMDNLRTDWTTWKQLIGKETGLGWNTEIGNVDADPAWWEAKIKENVKYAKFQSQGLEFREELKFIFGEIVTTSQCQWTPALGVPHESSGKNAIDDVPLEIIESEEDDIIPMESNKSRKKRKVSPDMGEKVTKGKTKVGTATTMRNTFERLVQAAEGHNKIEKAEIAATSNVLGQYSIPDCVTILKSAKEEGHLNNRQFSYALEMLKDEDNRILLMSLKDSMDALVDWILYKYQ; translated from the exons ATGACTAccaaagaaaatatttcttCTAAATCTGAAAATTTAGAAAAAGCAAAGTGGAACAACCCATTTTATACCAAAGTATTACTTGACATTTGTATGGATGAGATTCGAAAATGTGGGAAACCGGGAATTGCTTTTAAGAATAAGAAATGGGAAGAAATACGTGACGAATTCAATAAAAATGCTAGTAAAAACTAtactaaaaaacaattgaaaaatagAATGGATAATTTGAGAACGGATTGGACTACCTGGAAACAATTAATAGGTAAAGAAACAGGGCTAGGATGGAATACCGAAATAGGAAATGTTGATGCTGATCCTGCTTGGTGGGAGGCTAAAATTAAG GAGAATGTGAAATATGCAAAATTTCAAAGTCAAGGATTGGAATTTCGTGAGgaattgaaatttatatttgGAGAGATTGTGACAACAAGTCAATGCCAATGGACACCAGCTTTAGGGGTGCCACATGAATCTAGTGGCAAAAATGCTATTGATGATGTGCCACTAGAAATTATTGAATCAGAAGAGGATGATATTATCCCTATGGAAAGTAACAAatcaagaaagaaaagaaaggtttCACCAGATATGGGTGAGAAAGTTACAAAGGGTAAGACCAAGGTTGGGACTGCAACAACTATGAGAAACACATTTGAGCGATTAGTTCAAGCAGCAGAAGGTCATAATAAAATTGAGAAGGCCGAAATTGCAGCAACATCTAATGTTCTTGGACAATATTCAATTCCTGATTGTGTTACAATATTGAAAAGTGCGAAGGAGGAAGGACATTTGAATAATCGACAATTTAGTTATGCTTTGGAGATGCTTAAAGATGAAGATAATAGAATCTTACTGATGTCCTTAAAAGATTCTATGGATGCTTTGGTAGACTGGATTCTATACAAGTATCAATGA